A section of the Mycolicibacterium anyangense genome encodes:
- a CDS encoding rhomboid-like protein: protein MPEVDQRSWPAALTRFVGAAPVTFGWLTVLLMTTVAQHVLPRWHLIVVLRNDSTNLHHLASDPLRVLATSLLWLDGYRWWWLYLLVFCVFLAPAERWLGSLRFVIAGLIAHVVATYLSEGYLYWQIQEAMVSPRYLNARDIGVSYAVAGIIGILTYAIALPWRWLYLLGALGVFAGTVAVHPTFTSVGHLVALLTGLALYPMTRRRRRTAA from the coding sequence GTGCCCGAGGTGGACCAGCGCAGCTGGCCGGCAGCGCTGACCCGGTTCGTCGGCGCCGCGCCGGTGACATTCGGCTGGCTGACGGTGCTCCTGATGACCACCGTCGCCCAGCACGTCCTGCCGCGGTGGCATCTGATCGTGGTGCTGCGCAACGACTCCACGAACCTGCACCATCTGGCCTCTGATCCGCTGCGAGTGCTGGCGACCAGCCTGCTGTGGCTCGACGGCTACCGCTGGTGGTGGCTCTACCTGCTGGTGTTCTGTGTCTTCCTCGCTCCTGCCGAACGCTGGCTGGGCTCGCTGCGGTTCGTCATCGCCGGTTTGATCGCCCACGTCGTCGCCACCTATCTCAGCGAGGGCTACCTCTATTGGCAGATTCAGGAGGCCATGGTCTCGCCGCGCTACCTCAACGCCCGCGACATCGGGGTGAGCTACGCCGTCGCGGGCATCATCGGGATCCTCACCTACGCCATCGCGCTGCCCTGGCGGTGGCTGTACCTGCTGGGCGCGCTCGGCGTGTTCGCCGGAACGGTCGCCGTGCATCCGACCTTCACCTCGGTCGGCCACCTGGTGGCGCTGCTGACCGGCCTGGCGCTCTACCCGATGACGCGGCGCAGGCGCCGTACCGCTGCGTAG
- a CDS encoding nucleoside deaminase, producing the protein MALSDEDTRWLGRCVELARTALDAGDEPFGSVLVSADGQLLFSDHNHVAGGDATEHPEFAIARWSAQHLSPEQRSTATVYTSGEHCPMCAAAHAWVGLGRIVFAVSGSQLAQWLIEWGAPLPPVAPLPVTAVAPHLVADGPAPQYRETMMALYAAKFRP; encoded by the coding sequence GTGGCGTTGAGCGACGAGGACACCCGATGGCTCGGCCGCTGTGTCGAACTGGCGCGCACCGCCCTGGACGCCGGTGACGAACCCTTCGGCTCCGTTCTCGTCAGCGCCGACGGGCAGCTGCTGTTCTCTGACCACAATCATGTCGCCGGTGGTGACGCCACCGAGCATCCGGAGTTCGCGATCGCCCGCTGGTCGGCGCAGCACCTCTCACCCGAACAGCGGTCGACAGCCACCGTATACACCTCCGGTGAGCACTGCCCGATGTGCGCAGCCGCCCACGCGTGGGTTGGGCTGGGCCGCATCGTGTTTGCCGTCTCCGGCAGCCAGCTGGCCCAGTGGCTCATCGAATGGGGTGCACCGCTTCCTCCGGTGGCGCCGCTCCCGGTCACCGCGGTCGCACCGCACCTGGTGGCCGACGGCCCCGCACCGCAATACCGCGAGACCATGATGGCTCTCTATGCCGCGAAGTTCCGGCCGTGA
- a CDS encoding alpha-amylase family glycosyl hydrolase — protein sequence MSAPAWVRHAIWWHVYPLGFVGAFPADPAPGPEEHRLRRLIDWLDHAVELGTSGIALGPVFASRTHGYDTTDHYRIDSRLGSDDDFDALVAQAHQRGLRVLLDGVFNHVGTDFERYRAAMAGDGDAAGWFRGRPGRFHTFEGHGDLITLNHRSPAVVDYVVDVMDHWLGRGADGWRLDAAYAVPESFWASVLPRVREHHPDAWFVAEVIHGDYVGFVDGSGVDSVTQYELWKAVWSSLNDGNFHELDWALQRHNDFLARFTPQTFVGNHDVTRIASQLDRAEHVAHALVLLFTIGGVPTIYAGDELGYRGVKEERAGGDDAVRPEFDSPPTVLDDNGRATLNLHQYLIGLRRRNPWLHEATTRALQLENRCYAYETRSGDDALIVALNVDDTPMHVPVTGLTGRQARLVGGTGAPPDDLVSEVVVAPQGWLVLRPE from the coding sequence GTGAGCGCCCCGGCGTGGGTGCGGCACGCGATCTGGTGGCACGTCTATCCCCTGGGCTTTGTCGGCGCCTTCCCGGCCGACCCGGCGCCGGGTCCCGAAGAGCACCGGTTGCGCCGCCTGATCGACTGGCTCGACCACGCCGTCGAACTCGGCACGTCGGGGATCGCGCTGGGCCCGGTCTTCGCCTCCCGCACCCACGGCTACGACACCACCGACCACTACCGCATCGACTCACGCCTGGGTTCCGACGACGACTTCGACGCCCTGGTGGCGCAGGCGCACCAACGCGGGCTGCGGGTGTTGCTCGACGGCGTGTTCAACCATGTGGGAACGGATTTCGAGCGCTACCGCGCGGCCATGGCGGGTGACGGCGACGCGGCGGGCTGGTTTCGCGGCCGGCCCGGGCGGTTCCACACCTTCGAAGGACACGGGGACCTCATCACCCTCAACCACCGCAGCCCCGCAGTCGTGGACTACGTCGTGGATGTGATGGACCACTGGCTGGGCCGCGGCGCCGACGGCTGGCGCCTGGACGCCGCCTACGCGGTGCCCGAGTCGTTCTGGGCCAGCGTGTTGCCGCGGGTACGCGAACACCATCCCGACGCGTGGTTCGTCGCCGAGGTCATCCATGGCGACTACGTCGGATTCGTCGACGGATCCGGGGTGGACTCGGTGACGCAGTACGAACTGTGGAAGGCCGTGTGGAGCAGCCTCAATGATGGCAACTTCCACGAACTGGACTGGGCGCTACAGCGCCACAACGACTTTCTGGCCCGGTTCACGCCACAGACCTTCGTCGGCAACCACGACGTGACCCGGATCGCCAGTCAGCTCGATCGCGCCGAGCACGTGGCCCACGCACTGGTCCTGCTGTTCACCATCGGTGGCGTGCCGACCATCTACGCCGGTGACGAGCTCGGCTATCGAGGCGTCAAGGAAGAGCGGGCCGGCGGTGACGACGCCGTGCGCCCCGAATTCGACTCGCCCCCAACGGTTCTCGATGACAACGGCCGGGCCACACTGAATCTGCATCAGTACCTGATCGGCCTGCGGCGCCGCAATCCATGGCTGCACGAGGCCACCACCCGAGCGCTGCAGCTGGAAAACCGTTGCTATGCCTACGAAACCCGCAGCGGTGACGATGCCCTGATCGTTGCACTCAACGTCGACGACACACCCATGCACGTCCCGGTCACCGGACTGACCGGGCGCCAGGCCCGGCTGGTCGGCGGCACCGGCGCTCCGCCGGACGATCTGGTCAGCGAGGTCGTCGTTGCACCGCAGGGCTGGCTGGTGCTGCGCCCCGAGTGA
- a CDS encoding esterase family protein yields the protein MKIVEMMRGTWLRRVAAAFVAALFLPGLIGVVGGSATAAAFSKPGLPVLYLDVPSASMGRNIRIQFQGGGPHAVYLLDGLRAQDDYSGWDINTPAFEWLYGSGLSTVMPVGGQSSFYTDWYQPSQGNGQNYTYKWETFMNSELPAYLAANYGVEPNGNAVVGLSMAGSAALTYAIYYPQRYPYAASLSGFLNPSEGWWPMLIGLAMNDAGGFNAQSMWGPSSDPAWRRNDPMVNINQLVANNTRIWIYCGTGTPSDLDTSGGGGNLMAAQFLEGFTLRTNKTFMDNYLAAGGRNGVFNFPPNGTHSWGYWGQQLQSMIPDIQRTLGATPTAG from the coding sequence ATGAAAATCGTCGAGATGATGCGAGGCACCTGGTTGCGCCGCGTGGCCGCAGCCTTCGTGGCCGCACTCTTCTTGCCCGGCTTGATCGGCGTCGTCGGCGGTTCGGCGACAGCGGCCGCCTTCTCCAAGCCCGGGCTTCCCGTTCTCTACCTTGATGTTCCGTCGGCCTCGATGGGTCGCAACATCCGTATCCAGTTCCAGGGCGGCGGACCGCACGCGGTCTACCTGCTCGACGGCCTGCGCGCCCAGGACGACTACAGCGGCTGGGACATCAACACGCCCGCCTTCGAGTGGCTGTACGGCTCGGGCCTGTCCACGGTCATGCCGGTGGGCGGCCAGTCGAGCTTCTACACCGACTGGTATCAGCCGTCGCAGGGCAACGGGCAGAACTACACCTACAAGTGGGAAACGTTCATGAACTCCGAGCTGCCGGCCTACCTGGCCGCCAACTACGGTGTCGAACCCAACGGCAACGCCGTCGTCGGTCTGTCCATGGCCGGCAGCGCAGCGCTGACCTACGCGATCTACTACCCACAGCGCTACCCTTACGCCGCATCGCTTTCCGGCTTCCTGAACCCTTCCGAGGGCTGGTGGCCGATGCTGATCGGGCTGGCGATGAACGACGCCGGCGGCTTCAACGCCCAGAGCATGTGGGGACCGTCGTCCGACCCGGCATGGCGCCGTAACGACCCGATGGTCAACATCAACCAGCTGGTCGCCAACAACACCCGGATCTGGATCTACTGCGGCACCGGTACGCCGTCGGATCTGGACACCTCCGGTGGTGGCGGCAACCTGATGGCCGCGCAGTTCCTGGAGGGCTTCACCCTGCGGACCAACAAGACCTTCATGGACAACTACCTGGCGGCCGGTGGACGCAACGGCGTGTTCAACTTCCCGCCCAACGGCACGCACAGCTGGGGTTACTGGGGCCAGCAGCTCCAGTCGATGATCCCCGACATCCAGCGGACCCTGGGGGCCACCCCGACCGCCGGCTGA
- the lon gene encoding endopeptidase La codes for MAEATSVPVLFLSDPIVLPGMVVPISLDDPARAAVDAARASDSGTLLIAPRLDDRYPTHGVIASIVQVGRIPGGGTAAVVRGEHRAHIGSGTTGPGAALWVEVQEVTEPDPTDDTKALAAEYKKLVVALLQRREAWQLVDAVNKLTDPSALADTAGYASYLTDVQKRQLLETESVDERLQVLIDWTAEHLAEVEVSDKISQDVREGMEKTQKEFLLRQQLNAIRKELGEDEPEGSDDYRARIEAADLPEKVREAALREVGKLERSSEQSPEGGWIRTWLDTVLDLPWNVTTEDSTDLAAARQILDADHHGLDDVKDRIVEYLAVRARRAQRGLQVVGGRGSGAVMVLAGPPGVGKTSLGESVARALGRTFVRVALGGVRDEAEIRGHRRTYVGALPGRIVRAIGEAGSMNPVVLLDEIDKVGSDYRGDPSAALLEVLDPAQNHTFRDHYLDLDLDLSDVVFLATANVIENIPSALLDRMELVAIDGYTEDDKVAIARDYLLPRQRERAALTAEEVTVTDDALRKIAADYTREPGVRQFERLLAKAMRKVTTKLDSREAPIVVDEPDLVEYLGRPRFTPESAERTAVPGVATGLAVTGLGGDVLYIEAGSTDGEPSLQLTGQLGDVMKESAQIALSYVRSHAAQLGVDPKALDRKIHVHVPAGAVPKDGPSAGVTMVTALVSMATGRQVRSDVGMTGEVTLNGRVLPIGGVKQKLLAAQRAGLATVFIPARNEPDLDDVPAEVLAALDVKPMTDVAEIVALALEPAGHTVSSAA; via the coding sequence ATGGCTGAAGCCACATCTGTGCCCGTCCTGTTTCTGAGTGACCCGATCGTGCTGCCCGGCATGGTCGTGCCGATCTCGCTGGACGACCCCGCCCGCGCCGCGGTCGACGCCGCCCGAGCCAGCGATTCCGGCACCCTGCTGATCGCACCCCGACTCGACGACCGCTATCCCACCCACGGGGTGATCGCGTCGATCGTGCAGGTCGGCCGCATTCCCGGCGGCGGCACCGCCGCCGTGGTCCGCGGCGAACACCGGGCCCACATCGGTTCGGGAACCACCGGCCCGGGTGCCGCGCTCTGGGTCGAGGTGCAGGAAGTGACCGAACCCGACCCGACCGACGACACCAAGGCGCTGGCCGCCGAATACAAGAAACTCGTCGTGGCCCTGCTGCAGCGCCGCGAGGCCTGGCAGCTGGTGGACGCGGTCAACAAGTTGACCGACCCGTCGGCCCTGGCTGACACCGCCGGGTACGCCTCGTACCTGACCGACGTGCAGAAGCGCCAGCTGCTGGAGACCGAGAGCGTCGACGAGCGCCTGCAGGTGCTGATCGACTGGACCGCCGAGCACCTCGCCGAAGTCGAGGTGAGCGACAAGATCTCCCAGGATGTCCGCGAGGGCATGGAGAAGACCCAGAAGGAATTCCTGCTGCGCCAACAGCTCAACGCCATCCGCAAGGAACTCGGCGAGGACGAGCCGGAAGGGTCAGATGACTACCGCGCCCGCATCGAAGCCGCCGACCTTCCCGAGAAGGTCCGCGAAGCCGCGCTGCGCGAAGTCGGCAAGCTGGAGCGCTCCAGCGAGCAGAGCCCCGAGGGCGGCTGGATCCGCACCTGGCTGGACACCGTCCTGGACCTGCCGTGGAACGTCACCACCGAGGACTCGACCGACCTGGCGGCGGCCCGGCAGATCCTGGACGCCGACCACCACGGACTCGACGACGTCAAGGACCGCATCGTGGAATACCTGGCGGTGCGGGCACGTCGCGCCCAACGTGGCCTTCAGGTCGTCGGTGGACGCGGCTCCGGTGCGGTGATGGTGCTGGCCGGCCCGCCAGGGGTGGGCAAGACCTCGCTGGGTGAGTCGGTGGCGCGCGCGCTGGGCCGCACGTTCGTGCGCGTCGCGCTCGGCGGTGTGCGCGACGAGGCCGAGATCCGGGGTCACCGGCGCACCTACGTCGGCGCCCTGCCTGGCCGCATCGTGCGGGCGATCGGTGAGGCCGGCTCGATGAACCCCGTCGTGCTGCTCGACGAGATCGACAAGGTGGGCTCGGACTACCGGGGTGACCCGAGCGCGGCGCTGCTGGAGGTCCTGGACCCCGCGCAGAACCACACCTTCCGCGATCACTATTTGGACTTGGACCTGGACCTGTCCGACGTGGTGTTCCTGGCCACCGCCAACGTGATCGAGAACATTCCGTCGGCACTGCTGGACCGCATGGAGCTGGTTGCGATCGACGGATACACCGAGGACGACAAGGTGGCGATCGCCCGCGACTACCTGCTGCCCCGGCAGCGGGAACGTGCCGCCCTGACCGCCGAAGAGGTGACGGTCACCGACGACGCGCTGCGCAAGATCGCCGCCGACTACACCCGGGAACCCGGGGTGCGGCAGTTCGAGCGGCTGCTGGCCAAGGCGATGCGCAAGGTGACCACGAAGCTGGACTCCCGTGAGGCGCCCATCGTGGTGGACGAGCCGGATCTGGTCGAGTACCTGGGCCGGCCGCGGTTCACCCCCGAGTCGGCAGAGCGCACCGCGGTGCCCGGCGTGGCGACCGGCCTGGCCGTCACCGGCCTGGGCGGTGACGTGCTGTACATCGAGGCGGGTTCGACCGATGGTGAGCCGAGTCTGCAGCTGACCGGTCAGCTGGGTGACGTGATGAAGGAATCGGCGCAGATCGCGCTGTCCTACGTCCGCAGCCACGCCGCGCAACTGGGCGTCGATCCGAAGGCGCTGGACCGCAAGATCCACGTGCACGTGCCCGCGGGCGCGGTGCCCAAGGATGGCCCGTCGGCCGGTGTCACCATGGTGACCGCGCTGGTCTCGATGGCCACCGGACGGCAGGTGCGCTCGGATGTGGGCATGACCGGTGAAGTCACCCTCAACGGCCGGGTGCTGCCGATCGGCGGGGTCAAGCAGAAGCTACTGGCGGCCCAACGTGCTGGTCTGGCAACAGTTTTCATCCCGGCCCGCAATGAGCCCGATCTGGATGACGTGCCGGCCGAGGTGCTTGCCGCACTAGACGTGAAGCCGATGACCGACGTCGCCGAGATCGTCGCGCTCGCGCTGGAACCGGCGGGCCATACGGTCAGCTCGGCAGCCTGA
- a CDS encoding DUF72 domain-containing protein: protein MATSEAEVRIGTSGWSYAHWDGVLYRPGLPAAKRLGRYAEVFDTVELNASFYRWPRDATFEGWHRRLPDGFTMSVKVHRGLSHFRRLLSPEPWADRIERCQRALGATREAVLVQLHPDLQRDDTRLEDFLRLIPDWITVAIEARHPSWNDPHVYDILERHHAAYVVTSGPGMGCNLCATSDVVYVRMHGPDTAPLYAGSYTSADLRWWAQRIREWQQQGRRVLTYFNNDGSGHAVRNALELRDLLGA, encoded by the coding sequence ATGGCCACTTCCGAGGCAGAGGTGCGGATCGGCACGTCGGGTTGGTCCTATGCCCACTGGGACGGTGTGCTCTACCGGCCGGGCCTGCCGGCGGCCAAGCGGCTCGGCCGGTATGCCGAAGTCTTCGACACCGTGGAACTCAACGCCAGCTTTTACCGTTGGCCCCGCGATGCGACCTTCGAGGGCTGGCATCGGCGGCTGCCCGATGGCTTCACGATGTCGGTCAAGGTGCATCGCGGGCTGAGCCACTTCCGCCGGCTGCTGTCACCCGAGCCGTGGGCCGACCGGATCGAACGCTGCCAGCGCGCGCTGGGCGCCACCCGGGAAGCGGTCCTCGTTCAGCTGCACCCCGACCTGCAACGCGACGACACCCGGCTGGAGGATTTCCTGCGCCTGATTCCCGACTGGATCACCGTGGCCATCGAAGCGCGGCACCCCTCGTGGAACGATCCGCACGTCTACGACATCCTCGAACGTCACCACGCCGCCTACGTGGTGACCAGCGGGCCGGGAATGGGCTGCAACCTCTGTGCCACAAGCGATGTCGTGTACGTCCGCATGCACGGCCCGGACACCGCACCGCTGTACGCGGGCAGCTACACCAGCGCCGACCTGCGATGGTGGGCGCAGCGCATCCGGGAATGGCAGCAGCAGGGCCGCCGGGTGCTGACCTATTTCAACAACGACGGCAGCGGCCACGCGGTGCGCAATGCGCTCGAGTTGCGGGACCTGCTGGGCGCCTGA
- a CDS encoding SHOCT domain-containing protein, with translation MIWRVIAVLSALWCVLVVAPAVVAAHLLAEATQTSQKGWALGVWLVGYIAQFLVFLQISRRCTRPVLLGWLIASTVPWLADWAAPFTGWGVAVSGAVVGAYGVWLTAAVYRVDRLREAGVLAWAEVLDVIRPALNAVVTKDTARRSVRVRVQPPAGASPYEARMTGTFAVGEVPEPGDRLAVLVDPADPDHIEPVPDEQIVRGAPVPEDLGAQAADMLRRLVIMRDRGDITDAEFSAAKKQLLES, from the coding sequence ATGATCTGGCGCGTCATTGCGGTGCTCTCGGCACTGTGGTGTGTCTTGGTCGTCGCACCCGCCGTGGTGGCCGCGCACCTGTTGGCCGAAGCCACCCAGACGTCCCAGAAGGGCTGGGCCCTGGGGGTCTGGTTGGTCGGCTACATCGCCCAGTTCCTGGTGTTCCTGCAGATCTCGCGGCGCTGCACCAGGCCGGTCCTGCTGGGCTGGCTGATCGCCTCGACCGTGCCGTGGCTGGCCGACTGGGCCGCCCCGTTCACCGGCTGGGGCGTCGCCGTATCCGGTGCGGTCGTCGGGGCGTACGGGGTCTGGCTGACGGCCGCGGTCTATCGCGTCGACCGGCTGCGGGAGGCCGGCGTCCTGGCGTGGGCCGAGGTGCTCGACGTCATCCGTCCGGCGCTCAACGCGGTCGTTACCAAGGACACCGCTCGCCGGTCGGTGCGGGTGCGGGTGCAACCGCCCGCTGGCGCCTCGCCGTACGAGGCACGGATGACGGGTACGTTCGCCGTTGGTGAGGTTCCCGAACCGGGGGACAGGCTGGCGGTGCTCGTCGACCCGGCAGACCCCGACCACATCGAACCGGTGCCCGACGAGCAGATCGTGCGGGGCGCCCCGGTGCCGGAGGACCTCGGCGCCCAGGCTGCCGACATGCTGCGCAGGCTCGTCATCATGCGCGATCGCGGCGACATCACCGACGCCGAGTTCAGCGCCGCCAAGAAGCAGCTGCTGGAGTCCTGA
- a CDS encoding Rossmann-fold NAD(P)-binding domain-containing protein — MRILLTEVTSGLGRAVTQSLLAAGHDVTGIPDCGHRDLYRLAAEADTVLLLPGPDAGVPAADVVRVCDAAARGGARVVFPSLSALEPARWSQAEELVRTGWAPNLIVRLAAPLGRQVDAAVCRSVAAILTAPTSGSMPVIHLDDVIRFLLAAVACERTGTVDLATPDAAAVVSAQQVLSRVDPRPKARPADAWPSRIPELDVTALCDEWKFECAWNATEAVLDTARGLQGRRLSPVGAVAVAGRIAMPVAPVCRAPNGVEAEFDDHIDHRFPVFVASPFAETQCGPLTPMSLDLHLPGVRVAAGALGDLLDIPESVAAEWHDRLVALFGHRVYLGASVIAAAAPRLPGRAAEVGARLCAAAGMSPVSPQRRLLRRRPLSMTRIITGARMLGRHVESYADAAEAEYRDAEALSAMSQAQLDGRIRLLCNRIHEGWTLAAQAWLLAELAPGQLTAGRRHATQVDSELAALASVLRAHPYIQDSLNAGDLAAVRAAAPMVATAFDTVVAHLGHRGPGGVELAASVAGDRPEALIAAGERARQRSWNAQPDTAQPYSLLAYDCLLRFTHQMRTAIRELARRWVAADKMAEIDDIFLLTLEEALVMPSDARLRITRRAAERERLRAVRPPRVIDGAWAPQPVAAAVGAGEPLHGSGIGAGTVEGTVRVVGSATDAGLGPADIAVVATADVESLVLFGTPGALIIEDGVTLSDPGELGIPVLTGVPEATARLVTGTRVRVDAAAGTVAVLADSGSVTELCTVAR; from the coding sequence ATGCGGATCTTGCTCACAGAGGTCACCAGTGGGCTTGGCCGTGCGGTCACCCAGAGCTTGCTGGCAGCCGGACACGACGTCACGGGAATCCCCGATTGTGGCCACCGCGACCTCTATCGGCTGGCCGCGGAGGCCGACACCGTGCTGCTGTTACCCGGTCCCGACGCCGGTGTTCCGGCGGCCGATGTGGTGCGGGTGTGTGACGCCGCGGCCCGCGGTGGCGCGAGGGTGGTCTTCCCGTCGCTGTCGGCGCTGGAACCCGCGCGATGGAGCCAGGCCGAAGAACTCGTACGCACCGGCTGGGCGCCGAACCTGATCGTGCGACTCGCCGCGCCGCTGGGCAGACAGGTCGACGCCGCGGTGTGCCGGTCGGTGGCGGCGATCTTGACTGCACCCACGTCGGGGTCCATGCCCGTCATCCATCTCGACGATGTGATCCGGTTCCTGCTGGCCGCAGTGGCCTGTGAGCGAACCGGGACCGTCGATCTCGCGACACCGGACGCCGCCGCGGTGGTCTCCGCGCAGCAGGTGCTCTCCCGGGTGGACCCACGGCCGAAGGCGCGCCCTGCGGACGCCTGGCCGTCGCGAATCCCCGAGCTGGACGTCACCGCGCTGTGTGACGAATGGAAGTTCGAATGTGCCTGGAACGCAACCGAAGCAGTCCTGGACACCGCGCGGGGGCTGCAGGGCCGCAGACTGTCACCGGTGGGAGCGGTGGCCGTTGCCGGACGGATCGCGATGCCCGTCGCTCCGGTATGCCGGGCGCCCAACGGTGTCGAGGCCGAGTTCGACGACCACATCGACCACCGCTTCCCGGTGTTCGTCGCCAGTCCGTTTGCCGAGACGCAGTGCGGACCGTTGACACCCATGTCGCTGGATCTGCACCTTCCCGGCGTGCGGGTCGCCGCCGGCGCGCTCGGCGACCTTCTCGACATCCCGGAATCTGTCGCCGCGGAATGGCACGACAGGCTGGTCGCGCTCTTCGGGCACCGGGTGTACCTGGGTGCCTCGGTGATCGCCGCGGCGGCTCCGCGACTGCCCGGGCGCGCTGCCGAAGTGGGCGCCCGACTGTGCGCCGCCGCCGGGATGTCTCCGGTGTCGCCGCAGCGTCGGCTGCTGCGGCGCCGTCCGCTGTCGATGACGCGGATCATCACCGGGGCCAGGATGCTCGGCCGCCACGTCGAGTCTTACGCCGACGCGGCCGAGGCCGAGTATCGCGACGCCGAAGCGCTGAGCGCGATGAGCCAGGCACAGCTAGACGGCCGTATCCGGCTGTTGTGCAACCGCATTCACGAGGGATGGACGCTGGCTGCCCAGGCGTGGCTACTCGCCGAGCTGGCCCCCGGGCAGCTGACCGCCGGCCGCCGCCACGCAACCCAGGTCGACTCGGAGCTAGCCGCACTGGCCAGTGTGCTGCGTGCCCATCCCTACATCCAGGACTCGTTGAACGCCGGCGACCTCGCCGCCGTCCGGGCCGCGGCGCCGATGGTCGCGACGGCCTTCGACACTGTCGTCGCCCATCTCGGACATCGCGGCCCCGGCGGTGTCGAACTCGCGGCGTCGGTTGCGGGTGACCGTCCCGAGGCTCTGATCGCTGCCGGCGAACGGGCGCGGCAGCGCTCATGGAACGCACAGCCCGACACCGCGCAGCCCTACTCCCTGCTGGCCTATGACTGCCTGCTGCGCTTCACCCACCAGATGCGCACAGCCATCAGGGAATTGGCGAGACGGTGGGTCGCAGCCGACAAGATGGCCGAGATCGACGACATCTTCCTGCTCACCCTCGAAGAAGCGCTCGTCATGCCGTCCGACGCCCGGCTGCGGATCACCCGTCGTGCCGCCGAACGTGAGCGACTACGGGCGGTACGGCCACCGCGGGTGATCGACGGTGCGTGGGCGCCGCAGCCGGTGGCCGCTGCCGTGGGAGCCGGGGAGCCGCTGCACGGTTCAGGCATCGGGGCGGGCACGGTGGAGGGGACGGTCCGGGTGGTGGGTTCGGCCACGGATGCCGGGCTGGGGCCCGCTGACATCGCCGTGGTCGCGACGGCCGATGTGGAGTCTCTCGTGCTGTTCGGCACGCCGGGGGCGCTGATCATCGAGGACGGGGTGACGCTGAGCGATCCGGGTGAACTCGGTATCCCGGTGTTGACCGGTGTGCCGGAGGCGACGGCCCGGCTGGTGACCGGTACCCGCGTGCGGGTCGACGCCGCCGCGGGAACGGTCGCGGTGCTGGCCGATTCGGGGTCCGTCACCGAACTGTGTACCGTGGCCCGATGA